The stretch of DNA GATGTAGTGACAGAATTTGTAAATTTGGCATTGCACAGTAAAGAGTTTTGTTTCTCCCTTCATCCCTCCCATTGTGTTTAACCATTTGTTTTAAGTGAATTCTTGTTGCATAATTCATATCCTGTTTTTTTGCCAAGGGGACGTTAGTTGGGATGTTGATGTTTCTCTTTTTATTGTTCTTTAACGCACTGAAATGACcttttctgaaaaaataaaaatataaatccagTCTGAggacgttgtgtgtgtgtgggggggaatTTATCACTGGAGTGTGAATCATGGGAAGACTGACGAGAAGAAGTGCAGGCTATTTGTGTTGTGCAAATCTGCACTCTTgtagaaaaaaatgtgtgtgtgggggggggggggttaatgGAGGAGCCATGGTGCACTGTTAATGTCCTTCCCCTTTGCACTTCCTGTCCACAGTCCTTCCAGGAGAGTCTGCTGGAATTGTTAATTAGTCGTATCAGGAAACAACATCTTAGCAGGGTGAGCACCAAGTGCACCGTAAGTTTAATAGGACATGTGTCAAGGCAGGTACCAAATAACAGGAAGAGACAAGGGGTGTATAGATTTTGTTAAGAGAAAGAGTGCATTTCACCAAAAATGTCTTTCAGGTCAGGCTAACCCTTTTTAAGAAGATGGACTTAGCGGTCCATTTCTGTGTTTGTAGTAGTtttgataaattattttgtatattactATATATCCAGCTGAGCGCATAATGGCATGTTGGCAGTCAGTTTGTAGAGTctccaatttatttttattgcaagagCAATGAGATCCAATTCAATAAAACTCAATTTGCCAGGGAGTGATAATGTGATAAATGCAAGTgtcatcttttctttttctctttttgcaGAGTTTTAGAAGCAATATCAAACTTCTCAACCAAAGACAAAGTCATTTGTCTATAGCTGTGTCCTCCACCCCGATGTCAAGGCTTTATTTTTCTTCTCGAGGTCCTAAGCCTCCCGTGGCACCTAAACCAAGGCTAGCTTCTGTGGTGAGCCAAAGCATTGTGAGTAATGGGGACATAACGTCCTCTGATAGACTTGAACTGAAGCAAGACAATGAATCAGAGGTCACACAGGACGAAGCAGATGCATCCAGAGAAAACTGTACAGATGATCATGAGAACTTATCAGACACAGACAAAAAGTTAATGTTTAACAATCATGACATTATTTGTTATAATGACACAGAAGAAGAATTACAGATGGTAGTGGATGAAACAATGGGAGAGGAGGAAGATAAAGATGATGCCACTGCCTCTTTTAATTTGGTTGATGTGGGTGTTGTGAGTTCTGATTCAGCAGATGAGGCCCTCATCATAAACACTAATGTTATCAGCCCATCAGAGAATACAGAAAATGCTTATGATGTAATTGAGGACACAGCTACATGTTCTAAGAGTGAGACACATACTAAAGATCAGCCTGCAGGTAAATCAGTAGAGTGCAAAGACCCTAAAAGCCCATATGCAGAGATTGAGGAAACACTATCAGACAATTGTGAGGATCCTACATTATGCTCCACTGATGACACAGAACAGCCTTATTACAGTGAGAGAAAGTCTATACCCTCTGAGCATTCAATTGATTGTGACAGTGATCGGTATGAAGAGGACGCTAGTGGAAAGTGTGTACATTATAAGACAGAAGAGGATCTAGCCTACAGTGAAACTGGACTTTCTTCACAGGCTACAAACTGTAGTCAACACTCACTATGTGAGGAATATCCTTACGATGTCATTAACACACAGGATGACAACAATACTTGGCAGGCTGAACGTGCTACTAAAGACCCATCTGGACGATTCAGGTTTGCAGAGGAGTCAGTAGATGCATATGAGCCCTACTCTGTCATAGAGGTTGTGCCAGGTGATTTCACGTGCACCTCTGACCCAGAAGCAAGATGCACTGATGAGATGTCTTGCATAGAGAAACCAATGAACACAACAGAGGCGACGTCAAGCCAAGAGCCTTTCTATGTGTCATCAAATGATGTGGCAGAGTTAGAGAAGGAACAAGCAATTTTAGAAAATGGTATCTCTCAGTCAAAAAAGCCTTCTAAACTTAAGGATAAAGAGATGGCAAAAAGCGAAGCAGTGGATGATTATGCTGATATTGAAGATGCTGATGACCAGCAAGTGGAGTGTGTGTCCTCAGAAGATTACGTGGAAATAGGAGATGAAGATGAGCCAGTAAACATGGACAGGAAAACTAAGGGTAAAAGTGTGAGAGAACGATCAGTTGGACGGGAAAAAGCCTTCTTGAGTCAGAGAAACAGCTGCCAGCCTCGTCTCAGACTTTGCAACATTACAGTTCCAGCTAACCTGGATTTAGGCAGAACTCCTGAACTTACCAACCGTGTGGTTTTTGCCCACACCACCGAAGCATTTGAAGAGGACATAGAAGAGCTAGACTGCCATATTGTGCCTTTCTTTGAGGACACAGACACAGAAAGTGACGAACACATTTATGAGGAGGCTGGCTTTGACTCAGAGGGGGAGAACTTTATCTCTCTGGACAGGAAGAGCATTGTGACAAGATCTCGCTCGCTATCTGGGAAAGTACCTGGATATGTTCCTGAGACTGTGCCTGAGGAGACGGGCACTGATTGCCAGACTCACGATTACTACACAGTAGCCTTGGACCAGAATGGCAATCCACATCCCAAGCCTTCAGATGAAACCGAGGCTAATCAAATTATTCCCTCATTGAAGCAAAGACGTTTTCTTCCATCTCCTCGGTCGCTTTCAGTTGAGGGTGGAGACACACCGTTTTTAGGGCTCTTTGAGGGTGATAAATCTCCTAGAGAGGAAAGTAGATTGCATAGAAAAGATGACACACTTTCGTTGCCTTGTGTAATCACTTCTTCTGGAAGCTTTTCTCAAAGAAGCCACCAGTCCTCCAGTGGTGTATCGACACCTACATCTCTAGTCGATATCCCACCACCCTTTGATTTAGCTTACATAACTAAGAGGCCTGTCACCAAAAGTTCTCCATCACTTCTAATCCAACACGAATCTCCTGATAACCTGAAAAAGAAGAAGACGTCATTCAAACGGTTCTTGGCTCTGAAATTTAGGAAAAAAGCAGAAAACAAAGCCTGTGGAGATGGCAGTGTTCGCTCCTCCAGGTCATCGTCTGAGTCTAGTCACCATGGGACCATTCGGGTGCTGGAGCTTGATCATCGGAGTACAAGTAGCTCCCCCCAGATTCAGTCCCGTGTGACCATGCCACAACGCAACTCAGAGTTACCTACCACCTTTCTGCTTTACAAAGAGAGGCAAAGTAGGCAATGTGTGGCCAAGAGTTACATCAACAGGGGTATAGCCAGAGTGGAATCCTTTGAGGACCGCTCTCGGCCCCCCTTTATGCCTCTACCCATAACTAAGCCTCGTTCCATCTCTTTCCCAAGTGCAGATACATCTGACTATGAAAACATTCCTGCAATGAGCTCAGACTATGAAAATATCCAGATTCCTCATGGGAGACCTACTCGGGCAGTCACTATTACAGAATTTTTTGATGATCAGAATCGAACAACAACCCCTGCCAATGAGAATGATGGCTATGTGGACATGAATTGCTTTGCAGGAATAGAAAACAAGACCACCACTCAAGGACAAGACACTGAAAGGTATTGTCAGTCTTACTTTCATAACTGCACATTTCAAAATTAGGTTTTCCATGTCATGCTAATCATGAAATAAAAGGATATCCAAAGGATATAGTTAAGATATTCAGATATTGAACTATATTAGGAAGACTCatatgtgtttaaatattttttataatactgtGGCCTGAGATTGTCTTTAGAGTTATATTTTGAATGTTGAAATCCTTTCCTCCGAACACAATGGCAATACCATCACAAGTCTGGAGGAAGTGCTAGCCAAAACAATGTTAACAGGAAATTAGGCAAGTGTTTGGTCACTCTAATAGCTCAGctttcacttctctctttctCAGAATGCTTTCTATAATCTGGCTGGAAGTTTTACAAGTATAATAGGGGTTCCTGTTGCTCAATTGGTAGGGCATGGCACAAGTGAATGGTCCATTTCATAATCAGTCACTTTCTCTATTCCTCTATGGTGGAATGAGTTTCCAACATCCACACGATCTGCTCATACATCTCAgaattcaagaaccagctgaaagcACATCTGTTccacgagcacttaaccaatccacaccaAATGcacttattatttaaaaaaaaaaaatccttgtctatttctttcttctgtgctagcatctaTACTAGTTCAGTCACTTTGAGAACTTGGTAGTGTGATacttgttgacttttgtatgacaaaatgcttgttatgttcctcatttgtaagtcgctttggataaaagcatctactaaattgctaaatgtaaatgtattgccaAGATCATatgttcaattcccagggaacacttAAACTGATACAATGTAtttcttgaatgcactgtaagttgctttggataaaagagtctgccaaatgcataaatgtataacagattttatttacatttttgatgaaGAGCTAGATAGCCTACAAGGTTTATTGGATAGAAAAAGTCAAAAGAACTCCATTTATGTTTAACCTggataataaaagaaaatagctCATGTTCCTACCATAATGTagaataattgtgtgtgtgtgtgtgtgtgtgtgtgtgtgtgtgtgtgtgtgtgtttgtgtgtgtgtgtgttaagggtagaatgctataaatgtggtttatgaggacatttctagtgtccccataaatcacttaaaaaacatactaaatgttttttgaaaacataaaaatgtagaacgttttttgtaagggtttggt from Xyrauchen texanus isolate HMW12.3.18 chromosome 39, RBS_HiC_50CHRs, whole genome shotgun sequence encodes:
- the LOC127632925 gene encoding FYVE, RhoGEF and PH domain-containing protein 5-like isoform X1, with the protein product MSRLYFSSRGPKPPVAPKPRLASVVSQSIVSNGDITSSDRLELKQDNESEVTQDEADASRENCTDDHENLSDTDKKLMFNNHDIICYNDTEEELQMVVDETMGEEEDKDDATASFNLVDVGVVSSDSADEALIINTNVISPSENTENAYDVIEDTATCSKSETHTKDQPAGKSVECKDPKSPYAEIEETLSDNCEDPTLCSTDDTEQPYYSERKSIPSEHSIDCDSDRYEEDASGKCVHYKTEEDLAYSETGLSSQATNCSQHSLCEEYPYDVINTQDDNNTWQAERATKDPSGRFRFAEESVDAYEPYSVIEVVPGDFTCTSDPEARCTDEMSCIEKPMNTTEATSSQEPFYVSSNDVAELEKEQAILENGISQSKKPSKLKDKEMAKSEAVDDYADIEDADDQQVECVSSEDYVEIGDEDEPVNMDRKTKGKSVRERSVGREKAFLSQRNSCQPRLRLCNITVPANLDLGRTPELTNRVVFAHTTEAFEEDIEELDCHIVPFFEDTDTESDEHIYEEAGFDSEGENFISLDRKSIVTRSRSLSGKVPGYVPETVPEETGTDCQTHDYYTVALDQNGNPHPKPSDETEANQIIPSLKQRRFLPSPRSLSVEGGDTPFLGLFEGDKSPREESRLHRKDDTLSLPCVITSSGSFSQRSHQSSSGVSTPTSLVDIPPPFDLAYITKRPVTKSSPSLLIQHESPDNLKKKKTSFKRFLALKFRKKAENKACGDGSVRSSRSSSESSHHGTIRVLELDHRSTSSSPQIQSRVTMPQRNSELPTTFLLYKERQSRQCVAKSYINRGIARVESFEDRSRPPFMPLPITKPRSISFPSADTSDYENIPAMSSDYENIQIPHGRPTRAVTITEFFDDQNRTTTPANENDGYVDMNCFAGIENKTTTQGQDTESAYTEPFPVCSAPVSVSNEEDHGRTSEEEDGREDHCHDRQIDGRSRAYYVVKDLVDSEREHVKALKILQEDFRAAVTAAVGEDEEPVIEKGKLNEILSTLPQAYHLHTELLNELETHIKQWEDSPTVVDVILTRRAEFSAFTTYISDYDRSMSLLKESCRQSKAFEDVVKQFEMQNAEGVHVPLKHQLQRVIVRVLQYRMLLTDYLNNLSPDSKEYEDTKAALAIVSEVADQVNDNLKYGENLLRLVHIDYSVKGKRDLLQPGRVFVKEGTLMKVSRKSRQPRHLFLMNDVMLYTYPQQDGKYRLKNTLTLSGMKVSKPILDHVLNTLRIEVSDVTITLSASSLGEREDWFHTLSRAIADHAAGLNTFSCSSEAREKLWMSLGEAAPVLVPISHVMMCMNCTSDFSLTLRRHYCNACGKVVCRSCSRNRYPLKYLKDRMAKVCDHCYAELRKRGGNIPGTCGSTSPLTHRASRPLSAVFQSLQPPSLWRNRKCTSPLTQVSDGVEGSTMSGSLQRCKKSKRKWKRLWFLLKDKVLYTFKAREDKVASESLTLQGFTVKLPDRSEGEDTDSVFQLYHKKTLYYTFRADDQHTARRWVNAMEEATVL
- the LOC127632925 gene encoding FYVE, RhoGEF and PH domain-containing protein 5-like isoform X2 yields the protein MSRLYFSSRGPKPPVAPKPRLASVVSQSIVSNGDITSSDRLELKQDNESEVTQDEADASRENCTDDHENLSDTDKKLMFNNHDIICYNDTEEELQMVVDETMGEEEDKDDATASFNLVDVGVVSSDSADEALIINTNVISPSENTENAYDVIEDTATCSKSETHTKDQPAGKSVECKDPKSPYAEIEETLSDNCEDPTLCSTDDTEQPYYSERKSIPSEHSIDCDSDRYEEDASGKCVHYKTEEDLAYSETGLSSQATNCSQHSLCEEYPYDVINTQDDNNTWQAERATKDPSGRFRFAEESVDAYEPYSVIEVVPGDFTCTSDPEARCTDEMSCIEKPMNTTEATSSQEPFYVSSNDVAELEKEQAILENGISQSKKPSKLKDKEMAKSEAVDDYADIEDADDQQVECVSSEDYVEIGDEDEPVNMDRKTKGKSVRERSVGREKAFLSQRNSCQPRLRLCNITVPANLDLGRTPELTNRVVFAHTTEAFEEDIEELDCHIVPFFEDTDTESDEHIYEEAGFDSEGENFISLDRKSIVTRSRSLSGKVPGYVPETVPEETGTDCQTHDYYTVALDQNGNPHPKPSDETEANQIIPSLKQRRFLPSPRSLSVEGGDTPFLGLFEGDKSPREESRLHRKDDTLSLPCVITSSGSFSQRSHQSSSGVSTPTSLVDIPPPFDLAYITKRPVTKSSPSLLIQHESPDNLKKKKTSFKRFLALKFRKKAENKACGDGSVRSSRSSSESSHHGTIRVLELDHRSTSSSPQIQSRVTMPQRNSELPTTFLLYKERQSRQCVAKSYINRGIARVESFEDRSRPPFMPLPITKPRSISFPSADTSDYENIPAMSSDYENIQIPHGRPTRAVTITEFFDDQNRTTTPANENDGYVDMNCFAGIENKTTTQGQDTESAYTEPFPVCSAPVSVSNEEDHGRTSEEEDGREDHCHDRQIDGRSRAYYVVKDLVDSEREHVKALKILQEDFRAAVTAAVGEDEEPVIEKGKLNEILSTLPQAYHLHTELLNELETHIKQWEDSPTVVDVILTRRAEFSAFTTYISDYDRSMSLLKESCRQSKAFEDVVKQFEMQNAEGVHVPLKHQLQRVIVRVLQYRMLLTDYLNNLSPDSKEYEDTKAALAIVSEVADQVNDNLKYGENLLRLVHIDYSVKGKRDLLQPGRVFVKEGTLMKVSRKSRQPRHLFLMNDVMLYTYPQQDGKYRLKNTLTLSGMKVSKPILDHVLNTLRIEVSDVTITLSASSLGEREDWFHTLSRAIADHAAGLNTFSCSSEAREKLWMSLGEAAPVLVPISHVMMCMNCTSDFSLTLRRHYCNACGKVVCRSCSRNRYPLKYLKDRMAKVCDHCYAELRKRGGNIPGTCGSTSPLTHRASRPLSAVFQSLQPPSLWRNRKCTSPLTQVSDGVEGSTMSGSLQRCKKSKRKWKRLWFLLKDKDKVASESLTLQGFTVKLPDRSEGEDTDSVFQLYHKKTLYYTFRADDQHTARRWVNAMEEATVL